From Terriglobales bacterium, one genomic window encodes:
- a CDS encoding ABC transporter permease codes for MATQSTSVPVAVPGAGLLLPAVSLWWREVVRFYRQRSRVAGVILSPLVFWLVIGAGFGKSFRAAGAEGGQRYLEYFYPGALIMIVLFTSIFAMMSVIEDRKEGFLLSVLVAPIHRSAVVLGKVMGGTTLAAIQGLIFLVFAPLVGARLGAVQIAQVVLVVFLVAFALTALGFALAWPMESTQGFHAVVNLFLIPLWLLSGALFPVSGASGWIGWLMRINPLTYGVEGLRAALFPNVPAEFPLAHSLLVLGVSCAAVFALAFAMANRRTTKPAA; via the coding sequence ATGGCGACGCAGAGCACGAGCGTGCCGGTGGCGGTCCCGGGAGCGGGGCTGCTGCTGCCGGCGGTGTCGCTGTGGTGGCGCGAAGTGGTGCGCTTCTACCGGCAGCGCAGCCGGGTGGCGGGAGTGATCCTGTCGCCGCTGGTGTTCTGGCTGGTGATCGGGGCGGGCTTCGGGAAGTCGTTTCGTGCAGCCGGCGCCGAGGGCGGACAGCGCTACCTGGAATATTTTTATCCCGGCGCGCTCATCATGATCGTGCTCTTCACCTCCATCTTCGCCATGATGAGCGTGATCGAGGACCGCAAGGAGGGCTTCCTGCTCTCGGTGCTGGTGGCGCCCATCCACCGCTCGGCGGTGGTGCTGGGCAAGGTGATGGGCGGGACCACGCTGGCGGCCATCCAGGGGCTGATCTTCCTGGTCTTCGCGCCGCTGGTGGGCGCGCGCCTGGGCGCGGTGCAGATCGCGCAGGTGGTGCTGGTGGTCTTCCTGGTGGCCTTCGCGCTGACCGCGCTGGGCTTCGCGCTGGCGTGGCCCATGGAATCCACCCAGGGCTTCCACGCGGTGGTGAATCTCTTCCTGATCCCGCTGTGGCTGCTCTCGGGGGCGCTCTTCCCGGTGAGCGGGGCTTCGGGGTGGATCGGGTGGCTGATGCGCATCAATCCCCTGACCTACGGGGTAGAGGGCCTGCGCGCCGCGCTCTTCCCCAACGTGCCGGCGGAGTTCCCGCTGGCGCACTCGCTGCTGGTGCTGGGAGTGTCGTGCGCGGCCGTGTTCGCGCTGGCCTTCGCCATGGCCAACCGGCGGACCACCAAGCCCGCGGCCTGA
- a CDS encoding ATP-binding cassette domain-containing protein yields the protein MSTAVISVEDVRHRYGERVALDGVSFQVQPAEIFGLLGPNGSGKTTLFRILSTLMLASEGRATIHGFDAARQPNAVRRQIGVVFQARSIDVKLTAAENLRHQGHLYGLHGSTLTQRIREMLARVGLTERARERAETFSGGMQRRLELAKGLLHRPSVLLLDEPTTGLDPGARRDLWLYLKTLRDEEGVSVIITTHLMEEAEHCDRLAILSHGKLVALGTPAELKAKIGGDVILLETANPESLAQRIRARFGGEPTVLDGKVRLEREGGHRFVTDVVEAFPGEIQALSVSKPTLEDVFIDRTGHRFWNEEAEAAREKS from the coding sequence ATGTCCACCGCCGTCATCTCGGTCGAGGACGTGCGCCACCGCTATGGCGAGCGGGTGGCGCTGGACGGCGTCTCCTTCCAGGTGCAGCCGGCGGAGATCTTCGGGCTGCTGGGGCCGAACGGCAGCGGCAAGACCACGCTCTTCCGCATCCTGTCGACCTTGATGCTGGCTTCGGAGGGTCGGGCGACCATCCACGGCTTTGACGCGGCGCGCCAGCCCAACGCGGTGCGGCGGCAGATCGGGGTGGTCTTCCAGGCGCGGAGCATCGACGTGAAGCTGACCGCGGCGGAGAACCTGCGCCACCAGGGACACCTGTACGGGCTGCACGGGAGCACGCTCACGCAGCGCATCCGTGAGATGCTGGCGCGGGTGGGGCTGACGGAGCGCGCCCGCGAGCGCGCCGAGACTTTCTCCGGCGGCATGCAACGGCGGCTGGAACTGGCCAAGGGGCTGCTGCATCGTCCGTCCGTGCTTTTGCTGGACGAGCCCACCACCGGGCTGGATCCGGGGGCGCGGCGCGACCTGTGGCTCTACCTGAAGACGCTGCGCGACGAAGAGGGCGTGAGCGTGATCATCACCACCCACCTGATGGAAGAGGCCGAGCACTGCGACCGGCTGGCCATCCTGAGTCACGGCAAGCTGGTGGCGCTGGGGACGCCGGCGGAGCTGAAGGCGAAGATCGGCGGGGACGTGATCCTGCTGGAGACGGCGAACCCGGAGTCGCTGGCGCAGCGCATTCGCGCCCGCTTCGGCGGCGAGCCCACGGTGCTCGACGGCAAAGTGCGGCTGGAGCGCGAGGGCGGACACCGCTTCGTCACCGACGTGGTGGAGGCGTTTCCGGGGGAGATCCAGGCGCTCTCGGTGAGCAAGCCGACGCTGGAAGACGTGTTCATCGACCGCACCGGCCACCGCTTCTGGAACGAGGAAGCGGAGGCGGCGCGGGAGAAATCCTAG